The genomic region ctctccatcctcaaagtgatggccttgtggagcgcttcaacaaaacgcttggacagcagctggccatcgtcTCTGCCAAACACCAGCGTGACTGGGACAAGCACCTGCCTATGGTCCTCATGGCATGCCGCTCCGCTGTCCAAGACTCCACCTCCTGCACACCTGCCCTCCTcatgctggggagagagatccgCACCCCTGCGGAGATGGCGTTTGGTCGTCCCCTGGATAGCCCTCATGTTCCCCCGGGGCCGGAGTATGCCCGGAGACTCCAGGACCGCCTGGAGACAGCCCACAACTTCGCCAGAGAGCAGCTGGTGAATGCAGGTGTGAGGCAGAAGAGGAACTATGACGTGCACACCTGAGGAAGGCACTTTGTGGCTGGGGAGCTGGTCTGGGTCTACAGCCCCCTAAGGAAAAAAGGCAGATGCCCCAAGTTGGACAGTCACTGGGTGGGGCCCTGCAGCATcctggagagggtaggggaggttGTGTACCGGGTGCAGCTTCCTTCCAGGGGGAGAAAGGTGGCACTGCACCGGGACAGGTTAGCCCCATACAGAGGGGCCGcttctccccaaaccccagggaCCCCCACAATTCCCCTCTCTGGCAAGGACATTCTCCAGGCACCCACCCCCAGGTGCCGTCGACAAGGCTCCAGACGGCccactccccctgtctccctccctgtgtcaccGCGTGGTTCCCCGGTGCCACGGACTGTATTCCCCGTTCCCGCTTCCTTGTCTCCCATATCCCTTCCTTCATCCCCTGGGTCCCAGAGGGGCAGCCCCCTGCCACGGGTGGAGCCCCCTGTTTCACATCTGGACACTCTGCGACCATCACGGCCACGCAGGCAAAGGAGACCTCTGGGTCGCTTCAGAGACTTTGTTTGTTCCCTCGGGGACGAGGGACTTTGTGGTGGGGGGGCtgtgtagcgacccgcacagacagtggtgggttaggtgttaggctattagtgggttgtgtcgtacttaccagtgtttgcggggtcatgccaatcaacctgctatctgccaatcacgggaatgcctggaatgttcagataccgggcagcctggtggttggcggagttgcgtgaaggggggttgggcagggggatggagcattggaagttaagaccgggttttagccattgttctctctcttacgtctgggcttcacaagagaaggtcacggtttgtttgtagggtacctttcatttatttggcgtgggctacggccaaacagtagcctgtgttaagttgtgttaataaaccgtccattcgttaactccatcctctgtctggacaattgttccttcatgatctagtcaggtcattacagtatcgTAGCACTAAGATAATCTTCCGTCCATTTCGTTTCAATGGAATTAAGATCTTGGTGCTATAATGGTTTTGGGAAACCCAGCCCAAGTGGGTGCGAtttaatgatcaggtagaacataAAACTAGCAGGCCCCAGACCTCGTAGAgtcagagttgaatacccctgggcCCAGATTCCCAAAAGCTTCTTAAGGTTAAGTTCATTGTTTGAACCTTTGTAGGAGTATCGTTAAATCTGAGGTTTTTCCCCAAAACCATCGTTAGTAAAGTTGAACTTAAACGCTTGTTATTTAccgactgcctcagaccactcgtagaacagctaagtgcatcGTTAATGGTTTTGCgacactttatacacagaagatatCCTCTACAAATCACATTTTCCAGATAGCAGCCGGCTAATTACATTGATTTGCTTTGCAATGTCTAGCCAGCGTATTATGAAAGCGAGCTAGCTAGATTTGTTTAGATAAAACACATGTAGTTCGCTTGATAGTAAGCTAAACCAAATCTTTTATGTCACATgcggccgaatacaacaggtgtagactttaaaaatacatgttttattggtcacatacacatatttagcagatgttattgaagTTAGAGCGAAACGCATGTGTTCCTATCTCCAAGAGTGCATTAGTATCTAACAATagacaatacacacatctaaaagtaaaagaatggaattatcaaatattaggatgagcaatgtcggagtggcatagactaaaatacagtagaatagaatacagtatacatatgaaatgagtaaagcagtatgttaaAGTAATTAAGGtgatatgtacatgaatgtagggttaacgttagctaagttACCTCAGCTCGACTTCTTTGCTGCACTGATCGGATGCCTTTCTCTTTGAGATGGAATAGCATCACTTTTCAAAGTTCAATGACCTGGTGTAACTATGCGcttggagtcaggaagcaggtgcagaaggggAGTTTAATAAACATGAACAAGGCAGATAAACAAAACCACTACTGACTGAGGCTACAGAGGGCTAAATAatgagtaatcaaggtgatgaagaagtccaggtgtgcgtaatgatggggagcagatGCGCGTGATGACAGGCGTGACACCTGGCAACCTCATTAGTTGAGACTTCAGGTCTGTTTCGAAACCCTCTGGCTACAAATACTGGCATTTGGATATTTCTCAAGGAGAGAATTCACATCAACTGGATCCACCTCTAGCAGGATGGTACTACATCTTGAAATCGCTATGAATTCTGGATATTGTGGTTCGCTTACAACCAAGAAATGCGGATGGCCCGTTTCTACCGGTGAAATGCAGAAACGCTCATATTTGCGTGTAGTGAGGAAATTCTTGATTTTTATGAAAAATGCTATGTTAATAACATATTCATGGACATATACAGTGAAatagagcagcagtgaaatgtcCCTTTAGCCAGAATTTGGTCTTGGTCAATTTTTGGGAAGTATGCAATAAATTCCCCTGATCTATCTTGCACAAAGACACAATATCATATTCTAACCACATTCTTGATTTACTGCATTTCCTATTATTTACTAATTTGAAACAATATAATGCCTGGAACATAATATCGATCTATAAATAGTGCTTTATATTAAGAAGTAATCTGTTACTTTACATCCTGGCCAATTCTAGACAGTGTCAATAGTGTACAATATACCGTTGAGCATTGACAGTAGCTAACCTAACCACCTCTTTTCCCCAatcactctctcaggtgaaggacatctcactggaggccacaggagctctgtgaagccagcgggacacaatacatggagagatgaccaaccaatcactgttgatgaggaGAGTGGAGCCTCAACCCAGCAAGTTATCATAATAGAGGTCAGTGTAATAGTGTTACATTAAAATTACAGTATATCAAATGTGGCCAGTTTATTTCAGAAAGGCTCCCCTCAGCTAGTCACTTGCTTACATGTACATCCTCATTTGAGCTTGTGAGACATTTATCTAATTTAACTAATATTGTACCCGTGATAACCTCCTCTCTtcttgtgtcagtctgcagatgcAGAGGCTGTAGGTCTTAGGGTCAAGCAGGAGaggtctgaaggagaggaggacccaTGGCACATCCAGACTGGAGCGCCCCCTGTAGCCACGGAGGACACCACAACCGCCCCAGTGCTGCCAAGGACCCGACGCagcatcacggaggtcagtggaacgcTGAACGCCATCAAGTCAGAGATAGACACCAAGACTTTAACTGTAACACCAAGGCTTTTAcacacaggatctgaccacaggTCACACCcagagagactggggctggggagactgggctgTCTTCCTGCTCCCGGCTCAGAGTATTCACTTTACGGTAACCCGAGGACGTTTCATTCCCATCGGGATGCGTTAGAGACTGGCAATGATCCGTCTTGTTCTTACTCTACAGAGATGGACCCTGACAACATTCCCTTGGgtttagagacacagactgatctgtctagaggggactggaaccggtacagtagtagtgtatattctgaagggtgcctagataagaaaggggaggGTTTGGTTGTAGATGAAGTGAAAGTGGAGTGTGCGGTTCCTCCCACGTGGAATGCAGATAGTCACCTAGGAGATGGACACTCACAGGGCAGAGATTTCTTAGATTACAGGGAAAGCTTAGAGACAAATCCAAATAACACgacccactcccctttacacaCACTCAAGGATTACAACCCAGTGTCCACTTCAGTGGGGCCTTCCGATTCACACGGACGCTGCCTTttcgatcaggtattgaactcaaacgACAGGGCTGGAGCCCAGGTTCAGGGAGGGGGAGCAACATCAAGCAATAgtaaagagaaacggttcctctgcatgttctgtaacaaaggcttcagctgcccgcagaaggtggagatccaccagagggtccacacaggggagaaaccattcagctgtacccagtgtcacatgcgctttgcccaggctggtgacctgaagaggcaccatagaatccacacaggggagaaaccctacaactgcccccagtgtgagaagagctTTTCCCGCCAGCACCatctgaagatgcacctgaaggtccacacgggagaaAGGCCGTTCGCGTGTGCGCACtgtgggaagaggttctcagagaagAGCTACCTCAGAATACACCAGAAGAAAAAACATTCCACTCTATAACATAAAGTAACCATTCCACTTGATGGGGTCTGACATTTAGGTCAAACCCTACTTTAACCCCTTACacttgtgggaattggcctatatggatggagctaaattgaaatgtttcttacagaagaaatagggaaagcatatgcataaccatggtagaaATCAAaggggaacagtttggagattatgtgAAAATGATTAGACTAAaagtgaggacacaacagttcacctgacacaagactgaatccaaacattacactgttgattttatgcgCATTTTACATTTACTCTGCCGCATATGTTTAAAACAAAAtcagaaaatactctggatactttcagtaacataataagaatattcctggaaaatgtagGGTAgatgcaacataagacaaaaaaatcaCAAGGATTTGAGTGAGGTCTAATTGGTGTTTCCAAGTGgcaacacacctctccaaagtgtacaCAGTTCCTAAGTAATGTCAATGCACTTTTATATCttaaagaagagtcttcaacttgAAGGTGATATttttagctctcctagctgtgccggtGAGGAACTGGAGCAAGCACACTGGTAGtggttttgtttggaacacaaccctgcatcccaacctttacacaattactgttgtttaaGCAATCCAAAAACGGTCCTTTTACAAAgcacaatctgggtcaggtgttCATCATTTGACACCTTGCTCTAATGCCAACATGAATTATAAAAGCTAAATTATAAAATATGTCTTACAGTGTTAGGACGGAATAGAGTCGCAAGTAAATTCAAATGCGTGGTCCGCGGCAAATCTTCACAATACAACaaataggctcattctgttcaggacaacccagggtataacGCCATGTCATCTTCTAactagggctgttgcagtgaccatattactgccacaccagcagtcatgagtcatgactgcAGTAAAATTCCACTTGTCATGGCAAATCTCactttatgcactctggacatgctttggtagtacccaacttgctaacAACCATCAGGCCCTAATGTCTCTTTTGTCCCTCTAACATCACATCAAACACATATCATCAAAACAGAACGCCTATAgtacttttaaaactcacctcactgtgataatcaaatttgaagaaagaagttcaacagcaggttgaaacgGTGTGAAACATGGTTGttatggatgttgtttcaaatcctaacacaacgaaatggacagcaCTTTCAAAGGTGATGATTCATTGAAAACACCCGTACACATAGAGTTTATGCATAGGGGTATGAGCCTAAACCCGAAAAAACCCCGGAATTATGATTGTGCCTTTTATACAGtacatagcctaccgcatattacgcatggcagaaaaacataaaacaaaactgatttaagatgtctttggtacataattggtctagcctatactccaaaacTAAACACATTCGAGTAATCGCCTCGGAGTGTGgcctgtattatactggatagattgGTTACTTTATGCTACGCTCCATGAGTCGGGGAGAGAAtgtaggcgatgctgttggttcattgatggTTTGTGCAGTGCGGCTTAcaagttagcctacaattagtgaatttgtatttgattttgaatagcctagttatagggcattttttaaatattttaataATTAATTGGGTCACACATTACCTTTAGGTATACATCTCTCACCGCCATGCGTTTCCATCTCCTTGTCGCTCTAATTTATTCCTTTCTCGAGCGCGCAGACGGGCTGTCAACCGTTTAGTGAAATATGTTTCACTatcgatgttcccgaacagatttcaaTTGGTTTCCCAAATGAAACACTGGGCAGCTGCAGGAACAAGGTTGGTGTCCTCCATTCGCTACAGATGAAATACATGTTTATCCTCGGCCACtgttgataatgggccattctaaatcgacattttacatattagtaaagacgagaatagtctgatgggtgaaaatatgatcacttgatgagaacagctgtgcagcctgaggcaaggaacagagaaCAAGCTTTTTTTCACTTtctacttt from Salmo trutta chromosome 11, fSalTru1.1, whole genome shotgun sequence harbors:
- the LOC115201861 gene encoding zinc finger protein 34-like isoform X2, with amino-acid sequence MANCMVLHTQIASIMEVLANSAVTEVCKLVDDDYAVFRLEITQSQKENRALRRKLQLLELKVARERAETTLDRVLASRPRSVKILDPHREMTRGEGHLTGGHRSSVKPAGHNTWRDDQPITVDEESGASTQQVIIIESADAEAVGLRVKQERSEGEEDPWHIQTGAPPVATEDTTTAPVLPRTRRSITEVSGTLNAIKSEIDTKTLTVTPRLLHTGSDHRSHPERLGLGRLGCLPAPGSEYSLYGNPRTFHSHRDALETGNDPSCSYSTEMDPDNIPLGLETQTDLSRGDWNRYSSSVYSEGCLDKKGEGLVVDEVKVECAVPPTWNADSHLGDGHSQGRDFLDYRESLETNPNNTTHSPLHTLKDYNPVSTSVGPSDSHGRCLFDQVLNSNDRAGAQVQGGGATSSNSKEKRFLCMFCNKGFSCPQKVEIHQRVHTGEKPFSCTQCHMRFAQAGDLKRHHRIHTGEKPYNCPQCEKSFSRQHHLKMHLKVHTGERPFACAHCGKRFSEKSYLRIHQKKKHSTL
- the LOC115201861 gene encoding zinc finger protein 34-like isoform X1, which translates into the protein MANCVVFHTQIASIMEVLANAAVAEICKLVDDDYAVFRLEITQSQKENRALRRKLQLLELKVARERAETTLDRVLASRPRSVKILDPHREMTRGEGHLTGGHRSSVKPAGHNTWRDDQPITVDEESGASTQQVIIIESADAEAVGLRVKQERSEGEEDPWHIQTGAPPVATEDTTTAPVLPRTRRSITEVSGTLNAIKSEIDTKTLTVTPRLLHTGSDHRSHPERLGLGRLGCLPAPGSEYSLYGNPRTFHSHRDALETGNDPSCSYSTEMDPDNIPLGLETQTDLSRGDWNRYSSSVYSEGCLDKKGEGLVVDEVKVECAVPPTWNADSHLGDGHSQGRDFLDYRESLETNPNNTTHSPLHTLKDYNPVSTSVGPSDSHGRCLFDQVLNSNDRAGAQVQGGGATSSNSKEKRFLCMFCNKGFSCPQKVEIHQRVHTGEKPFSCTQCHMRFAQAGDLKRHHRIHTGEKPYNCPQCEKSFSRQHHLKMHLKVHTGERPFACAHCGKRFSEKSYLRIHQKKKHSTL